A part of Cannabis sativa cultivar Pink pepper isolate KNU-18-1 chromosome 6, ASM2916894v1, whole genome shotgun sequence genomic DNA contains:
- the LOC133038702 gene encoding uncharacterized protein LOC133038702 isoform X2, with product MGVTRVAISKDGSTVCTSDVKLPEDGIGSLVCLKFWESDSLNKNFSLSTIVYEPHRDAGVSSVAFHPSRRMAVSTSNGGDFKIWVSHDEIKKNIGETVKNSGWLCHSVGSYKKKPMTAAAFSADGSVLAVAAETVITLWDPEHNVLVAVLGEIQKPIRSLSFAGKSDYLVSVSEGSQPQLSVCSMSKLSVSWSYKLQVEDVACAVDASMFAVLVVSKSCNNETTVLKGRDGVILLFNVTDPLPVATWSVRKAKGGGLGFIQANNQTKNIFKAGKPSSQELLVYVDGDHEFVVFDPQSSETHELSLTGQQNLATIEETEQLGYASVYGELPEFELKSKDDELWEATAPSRPSERPWESIFSGSSHDLPPLTKLCSPFLESLLERRTTTSTTAIVE from the exons ATGGGAGTAACTCGAGTGGCTATTTCCAAAGATGGTTCTACAGTGTGTACTTCTGATGTTAAGCTTCCTGAAGATGGAATTGGGAGTCTTGTTTGTCTTAAGTTTTGGGAATCTGATTCATTGAATAAAAATTTTAGCTTGTCCACAATCGTTTATGAACCTCACAG GGATGCTGGTGTCTCTTCAGTTGCTTTCCATCCTAGTCGCCGAATGGCTGTTAGCACATCAAATGGTGGCGACTTCAAG ATATGGGTTTCTCATGATGAGATTAAGAAGAATATTGGTGAGACAGTTAAGAATTCTGGTTGGCTGTGTCACTCTGTGGGTTCCTACAA AAAGAAGCCAATGACAGCTGCTGCATTTTCTGCTGATGGCTCTGTTTTGGCGGTTGCAGCAGAAACTGTTATCACATTATGGGACCCTGAACACAATGTCCTTGTTGCTGTACTCGGAGAAATTCAGAAG CCAATTAGGTCTCTATCGTTTGCTGGAAAATCAGACTATCTTGTGAGTGTGTCCGAAGGTTCACAACCACAGCTGTCAGTATGTAGTATGTCGAAACTCTCTGTATCCTGGTCATACAAGCTTCAAGTAGAAG aTGTAGCTTGTGCTGTTGATGCATCAATGTTTGCAGTTCTTGTTGTTAGTAAATCGTGTAATAATGAGACAACAGTACTTAAAGGAAGAGATGGGGTAATCTTATTATTCAATGTCACAGATCCACTTCCTGTGGCTACTTGGTCTGTAAGGAAG GCCAAGGGGGGAGGACTTGGTTTTATTCAAGCAAataatcaaactaaaaatatattcaaaGCAGGCAAGCCATCATCTCAAGAGTTGCTTGTGTATGTAGATGGTGATCATGAATTTGTTGTATTTGACCCGCAGAGTAGCGAAACACATGAACTTAGCCTAACTGGACAACAAAACCTTGCTACCATTGAGGAAACAG AACAACTTGGATATGCATCTGTGTATGGTGAGCTACCTGAGTTTGAGTTGAAGAGCAAGGATGATGAGTTGTGGGAAGCAACGGCTCCCTCGAGACCCTCGGAGAGACCGTGGGAGAgtatattcagtggatcaagtCATGATCTTCCACCCCTCACTAAATTATGTTCACCTTTTTTGGAGTCTTTGCTGGAAAGGAGGACTACTACTTCTACTACTGCCATTGTTGAATGA
- the LOC133038989 gene encoding NAC domain-containing protein 35-like, which translates to METMTSVPGVIFSPNDQELLQFYLTNKNFNPHLLPLNHIQQLHSINDFHPDELTALYPPINENEWYFYYPNNNNNNNNNKKRSTRKAKGGTWHGNATKKKIFDEQNNEIGVKRTLDFKDLNKTLTYWKMTEYQLTQSNHPQQCNWMLCKIYKMKSKELKNKIENEYKEQNAKRQKLMEPNNEQGYQKEAVTEEVVRTENEVVAEEQEPTLDEPICQNRIAAATQDIDEPKPKPKKQPPKNSRYDVVLKGFYDRPSIRSKTTRTFR; encoded by the exons ATGGAGACTATGACTTCTGTTCCTGGGGTCATATTTTCCCCAAATGATCAAGAGCttcttcaattttatttgactaataaaaattttaacccTCATTTACTCCCACTTAATCACATTCAACAACTTCATTCGATTAATGACTTTCATCCAGATGAGTTAACAGCCTTATATCCGCCCATCAACGAAAATGAGTGGTACTTTTATTatcccaataataataataataataataataataaaaagaggtCGACTCGAAAAGCTAAAGGTGGAACATGGCATGGAAATGCAACAAAGAAGAAAATATTTGATGAACAAAACAACGAAATAGGTGTTAAAAGGACTTTGGATTTTAAGGATTTAAATAAAACACTTACTTATTGGAAAATGACTGAGTATCAATTGACTCAATCTAATCACCCACAG CAATGCAATTGGATGTTATGCAAGATTTATAAAATGAAATCAAAGGAATTGAAGAATAAAATCGAAAACGAGTATAAAGAGCAAAACGCAAAAAGACAGAAATTAATGGAACCAAATAATGAACAAGGATATCAGAAGGAGGCCGTGACAGAAGAAGTAGTACGAACAGAGAATGAGGTTGTCGCAGAAGAACAAGAGCCAACCCTTGATGAGCCAATCTGTCAAAATAGGATCGCTGCAGCGACGCAAGACATTGATGAGCCAAAGCCGAAACCGAAAAAGCAACCGCCAAAGAATTCCCGTTATGATGTAGTATTGAAGGGTTTTTATGACCGACCATCAATTCGAAGCAAGACAACAAGAACATTCCGCTGA
- the LOC133038703 gene encoding cellulose synthase-like protein E6: protein MMLVGIFFIFVYRLRYMPFPTKEEEDAVVILLVWIGLFLSEFWFTLYWLVTLVVRWNPVYRHTFKDRLIHKYGEKDLPGVDIFVCTADPKAEPPLMVVNTVLSVMAYDYPPHKLSVYLSDDGASELTFYALLEASEFSKKWLPFCNKFKIEPRSLEAYLTNNEASQPLDDHHGQWTSIKRLYEDMKTRIKSATKVGKISEMLRRTHKGFLEWDSVSRHYHLPVLLSMEHGRDPKAVDIDGHALPTLVYLAREKRPQYHHNFKVGAMNSLIRVSAQISNALIILNVDCDMYSNYLESVRDAMYFFLDKEKGHEIAYVQFPQAFENLTENDIYSSSLRLTMEVNLPIARDF from the exons ATGATGTTAGTGGGgatattctttatttttgtgTACAGATTAAGGTATATGCCATTCCCaaccaaagaagaagaagatgcagTAGTCATCTTATTGGTTTGGATTGGATTGTTTctgtctgagttttggttcacTCTTTATTGGCTTGTCACACTTGTGGTTCGATGGAATCCCGTATATCGTCACACTTTCAAAGACAGGCTAATTCACAA GTATGGGGAGAAGGATTTGCCGGGGGTGGACATATTTGTGTGCACAGCTGACCCAAAAGCAGAGCCACCGTTGATGGTGGTGAACACGGTGTTGTCAGTGATGGCTTATGACTACCCTCCACACAAGCTTAGCGTGTACCTTTCTGACGATGGTGCTTCGGAGTTGACATTTTATGCTCTGTTAGAGGCCTCTGAATTCTCAAAGAAATGGCTTCCTTTCTGTAACAAGTTCAAAATAGAACCCAGATCTCTTGAGGCTTATTTGACCAACAATGAAGCTTCTCAACCACTCGATGATCATCATGGTCAATGGACCTCCATCAag agATTATATGAAGACATGAAGACAAGAATTAAAAGTGCTACAAAAGTTGGCAAAATTTCAGAAATGTTACGAAGAACACACAAGGGGTTTCTTGAGTGGGACTCGGTTTCAAGGCATTACCATTTACCT GTATTATTATCGATGGAACATGGAAGAGATCCCAAGGCTGTGGACATTGATGGGCATGCTTTGCCAACTTTGGTATATTTGGCACGTGAAAAGAGACCCCAATACCACCACAACTTCAAAGTAGGGGCGATGAACTCACTG ATAAGAGTATCGGCCCAAATCAGCAATGCTCTGATAATTCTCAACGTGGACTGTGACATGTATTCGAACTACTTAGAATCAGTGAGAGATGCAATGTACTTCTTTTTGGATAAAGAAAAGGGTCATGAGATTGCATATGTTCAGTTTCCACAAGCATTTGAGAATCTCACAGAGAATGATATTTACAGCAGTTCCTTGAGACTTACAATGGAGGTAAATTTGCCCATAGCCAGAGATTTTTGA
- the LOC133038702 gene encoding uncharacterized protein LOC133038702 isoform X1 — translation MGVTRVAISKDGSTVCTSDVKLPEDGIGSLVCLKFWESDSLNKNFSLSTIVYEPHRDAGVSSVAFHPSRRMAVSTSNGGDFKIWVSHDEIKKNIGETVKNSGWLCHSVGSYKKKPMTAAAFSADGSVLAVAAETVITLWDPEHNVLVAVLGEIQKPIRSLSFAGKSDYLVSVSEGSQPQLSVCSMSKLSVSWSYKLQVEDVACAVDASMFAVLVVSKSCNNETTVLKGRDGVILLFNVTDPLPVATWSVRKAKGGGLGFIQANNQTKNIFKAGKPSSQELLVYVDGDHEFVVFDPQSSETHELSLTGQQNLATIEETVEQLGYASVYGELPEFELKSKDDELWEATAPSRPSERPWESIFSGSSHDLPPLTKLCSPFLESLLERRTTTSTTAIVE, via the exons ATGGGAGTAACTCGAGTGGCTATTTCCAAAGATGGTTCTACAGTGTGTACTTCTGATGTTAAGCTTCCTGAAGATGGAATTGGGAGTCTTGTTTGTCTTAAGTTTTGGGAATCTGATTCATTGAATAAAAATTTTAGCTTGTCCACAATCGTTTATGAACCTCACAG GGATGCTGGTGTCTCTTCAGTTGCTTTCCATCCTAGTCGCCGAATGGCTGTTAGCACATCAAATGGTGGCGACTTCAAG ATATGGGTTTCTCATGATGAGATTAAGAAGAATATTGGTGAGACAGTTAAGAATTCTGGTTGGCTGTGTCACTCTGTGGGTTCCTACAA AAAGAAGCCAATGACAGCTGCTGCATTTTCTGCTGATGGCTCTGTTTTGGCGGTTGCAGCAGAAACTGTTATCACATTATGGGACCCTGAACACAATGTCCTTGTTGCTGTACTCGGAGAAATTCAGAAG CCAATTAGGTCTCTATCGTTTGCTGGAAAATCAGACTATCTTGTGAGTGTGTCCGAAGGTTCACAACCACAGCTGTCAGTATGTAGTATGTCGAAACTCTCTGTATCCTGGTCATACAAGCTTCAAGTAGAAG aTGTAGCTTGTGCTGTTGATGCATCAATGTTTGCAGTTCTTGTTGTTAGTAAATCGTGTAATAATGAGACAACAGTACTTAAAGGAAGAGATGGGGTAATCTTATTATTCAATGTCACAGATCCACTTCCTGTGGCTACTTGGTCTGTAAGGAAG GCCAAGGGGGGAGGACTTGGTTTTATTCAAGCAAataatcaaactaaaaatatattcaaaGCAGGCAAGCCATCATCTCAAGAGTTGCTTGTGTATGTAGATGGTGATCATGAATTTGTTGTATTTGACCCGCAGAGTAGCGAAACACATGAACTTAGCCTAACTGGACAACAAAACCTTGCTACCATTGAGGAAACAG TAGAACAACTTGGATATGCATCTGTGTATGGTGAGCTACCTGAGTTTGAGTTGAAGAGCAAGGATGATGAGTTGTGGGAAGCAACGGCTCCCTCGAGACCCTCGGAGAGACCGTGGGAGAgtatattcagtggatcaagtCATGATCTTCCACCCCTCACTAAATTATGTTCACCTTTTTTGGAGTCTTTGCTGGAAAGGAGGACTACTACTTCTACTACTGCCATTGTTGAATGA